The Pseudomonas hefeiensis genomic sequence TTGGAATTCCCGAGGTTGATGAACCCTATAGGAATATGGTGCTTGAGCCTGTGACGGTTGCAGGGGAACAATTTTTTAATCATTACTATGTAATGATTGTCGAAACCCAATTGGATTGTGTAGACGAAGCACGTTCTGACTTCGAAAAATATGAAATCAATGATCCCGTACGACCGGATAGGGCTGGTGAGTACAGGGTCTTTCTGAACCTCGTGATTGATCCCGACAAGGCTCAGGGGAAGCACATTTTTCGTCTCGGGAAGCACTTGGGGGCGTTGACTGTGAGTGAACAAGTGAAGCACCGTTTGGAGCGTGCAGGCTTGGCCGGAATGCTCTTCGAGGGGGTTAACGGGGAAAGCAGGGTCGTGTGCTGAGCAGGCGAGCAATTGGCCCACAGCATAGGATTCTGCCAGCAGAGGAAGCCATACGATGAGGGATGAGGATTTCGGGTATTTCATC encodes the following:
- a CDS encoding imm11 family protein, producing MKYYLLREDMQIPQCRYLGEIKHCNNWLFIDPPVVYMEPCTYTLDVINEGVSVDFSLAGYTSVPVLSNKARDALIGIPEVDEPYRNMVLEPVTVAGEQFFNHYYVMIVETQLDCVDEARSDFEKYEINDPVRPDRAGEYRVFLNLVIDPDKAQGKHIFRLGKHLGALTVSEQVKHRLERAGLAGMLFEGVNGESRVVC